In the Palaeococcus pacificus DY20341 genome, one interval contains:
- a CDS encoding cytochrome b5-like heme/steroid binding domain-containing protein produces MQREHRALVISGELLIFVTLLTLLSGFFTTKNFLVGKWISYSSAYRIHTIILPIIFIPLLYVHSLAGILIAIERVRALNKGTIRKTIVVIWTLIFMGLLVLYLAQPESISSENNSGSILAQTAASPSIDAEKEGIILTLEEVSKHNQSNDCWIIVENKIYNVTSFLNIHPGGEDAIIPYCGTNATEVFFSKHDQGAYETLQQYYIGRIGDIIKR; encoded by the coding sequence ATGCAGAGGGAACACAGGGCACTGGTAATATCAGGGGAGCTTTTGATTTTTGTTACTCTACTTACTCTCTTGTCAGGATTTTTCACGACCAAGAACTTTTTAGTGGGCAAATGGATAAGCTATTCCTCTGCCTACAGAATTCACACAATTATACTCCCAATAATCTTTATTCCCCTCCTTTACGTCCATTCCCTTGCCGGCATTTTGATAGCTATCGAGAGAGTGAGAGCTTTGAACAAGGGCACAATAAGGAAAACCATAGTGGTAATCTGGACGCTCATATTTATGGGGTTGCTAGTACTTTACCTTGCTCAACCTGAATCAATAAGCTCTGAAAATAACAGCGGAAGTATTTTAGCTCAGACTGCAGCTTCTCCCAGCATAGATGCCGAAAAAGAGGGAATAATCTTAACTCTCGAAGAGGTGTCAAAACATAACCAATCAAATGACTGCTGGATCATTGTAGAAAACAAAATTTACAACGTAACAAGCTTTCTAAATATTCATCCTGGAGGGGAAGATGCCATAATTCCCTACTGTGGAACAAATGCGACCGAGGTATTTTTCAGCAAACACGATCAAGGAGCTTATGAAACATTACAACAATACTACATCGGGAGAATTGGAGACATAATTAAAAGATAA
- a CDS encoding SRPBCC family protein has translation MNSKRYNQQEIRAIVKRLKNMQVEFLECKPPRGFSHCVKIAVIIDARVEEVFSLVSNINNHMLFWPKYEFKSENDGKLKKGLIYYTREKGAEKWVKYRIVDFKENYFYSGEMLEEDTFLKKLRYEHYFIPADGMTLSIESVYYSLRYGFLGRILNFFIAERIIKKRLLKAHLKLKEVAEKKSSS, from the coding sequence ATGAACTCGAAAAGATACAACCAGCAGGAGATTCGTGCAATTGTTAAGAGACTTAAAAATATGCAGGTTGAGTTTTTAGAGTGTAAACCACCGCGGGGTTTCTCTCATTGTGTCAAGATAGCAGTGATTATTGACGCGAGAGTGGAGGAAGTTTTTTCTCTCGTATCCAACATCAACAATCACATGCTGTTCTGGCCGAAGTATGAGTTTAAATCTGAAAATGACGGGAAATTGAAGAAAGGGCTAATATACTACACCCGTGAAAAAGGGGCAGAAAAGTGGGTAAAATACCGGATTGTTGACTTTAAAGAAAACTACTTCTATTCCGGGGAGATGCTGGAAGAGGACACATTTTTAAAGAAATTGCGGTATGAACACTACTTCATTCCTGCAGATGGTATGACCTTAAGTATTGAGAGCGTATATTACTCCCTTCGCTATGGTTTTCTAGGGAGAATCTTGAACTTCTTCATAGCAGAGCGCATCATCAAAAAGAGGCTTTTAAAAGCTCACTTAAAGCTAAAAGAAGTGGCAGAAAAAAAGAGCTCTAGTTAA
- a CDS encoding PLP-dependent cysteine synthase family protein: protein MVENYTELGIYEDIVKVIGKTPLVRLKKIERYFSIESELYAKIEFFNPGGSIKDRIGKYMIEGAKKEGKITEGAVIVEPTSGNTGVGLALVAADEGYKTVFTMPDKMSIEKELLLEALGAFVIRTPTAVAPSDPNSYYKVAEAVRNLIWKKKRPVSREELKEIVNYVQRLVDEERLDELRSILEEEVEETPYAYIPNQYFNKYNPIAHYETTAKEIWEQTKGEIDYLFAGIGTGGTITGIGRYLKERKDVKIIGVDPVGSIYNLVKKGMSLEEAVKKAHPYLVEGIGEDLLPETVDLSLVDDIVVVNDQEAFAMTRFLARKEGILVGGSSGAALYGTIKYLKENEVKGKKVVIIFPDTGRNYLTKIFNNKWLLENGFETDDEKVLEGLR, encoded by the coding sequence ATGGTAGAAAATTACACAGAATTGGGTATTTATGAAGACATAGTAAAAGTCATTGGAAAGACGCCGTTAGTGAGGCTCAAAAAAATAGAGCGATATTTTAGCATTGAAAGTGAGCTCTACGCCAAAATAGAGTTTTTCAACCCTGGGGGAAGCATAAAGGACAGAATAGGTAAGTACATGATTGAAGGTGCCAAAAAAGAGGGGAAGATAACTGAAGGTGCTGTTATAGTTGAGCCCACCTCAGGCAACACTGGAGTTGGCTTAGCTTTAGTTGCTGCAGATGAAGGCTACAAGACAGTATTCACGATGCCGGACAAGATGAGCATTGAGAAGGAGCTTCTTCTTGAAGCTTTGGGTGCTTTTGTGATCAGAACTCCCACAGCTGTTGCCCCAAGTGATCCCAACTCATACTACAAAGTGGCTGAGGCTGTGAGGAATCTCATCTGGAAAAAGAAGAGACCAGTGAGCAGGGAAGAGCTTAAAGAGATAGTTAATTATGTGCAAAGGCTTGTTGATGAAGAGAGGCTTGATGAGCTTAGGAGTATTCTTGAGGAAGAAGTTGAGGAAACACCCTATGCGTATATTCCAAATCAGTACTTTAACAAGTACAACCCAATAGCCCACTATGAAACAACTGCTAAAGAAATTTGGGAGCAGACTAAGGGAGAGATAGACTATCTTTTCGCAGGAATAGGCACTGGCGGAACTATAACTGGAATTGGACGCTATTTAAAGGAAAGGAAAGACGTCAAGATAATAGGCGTTGATCCAGTTGGCTCAATATACAATCTCGTGAAGAAGGGAATGAGTCTAGAGGAGGCTGTGAAAAAAGCTCATCCTTATTTAGTGGAAGGAATAGGAGAAGATTTGCTCCCAGAGACCGTTGATTTGAGCCTAGTTGATGATATAGTTGTTGTCAATGATCAGGAAGCTTTTGCAATGACACGCTTCTTGGCAAGAAAAGAAGGAATTTTAGTTGGAGGTTCTTCAGGAGCGGCGTTATATGGAACAATAAAATATCTCAAAGAGAACGAAGTAAAAGGAAAGAAAGTCGTTATAATATTCCCAGACACTGGAAGGAACTACCTAACAAAGATATTCAACAATAAATGGCTTCTTGAGAACGGTTTTGAGACTGATGATGAAAAAGTTCTGGAGGGATTGAGATGA
- a CDS encoding ABC transporter ATP-binding protein, protein MPEILIKAANLTKIYGSGRTTVKAVDNVSLTLRRGEVVLLMGPSGSGKTTLLTLLSGLLRPTSGSIRIYSSFHASRKVFQFPISAHGWLELTELSQDELAKLRLEKMGFIFQHFNLLSSLTALENVMVPLLIKGVNKKEAKERAKRLLVELGLEDRLNSKPEKLSGGEQQRVSIARALITDPDIIIADEPTANLDSTNGREVIELIHDRAKRDGKGVIIATHDPRIVDFADRILYMEDGKIYEKDNSQAKKLLLFTKEKPKE, encoded by the coding sequence ATGCCTGAAATTTTAATTAAAGCCGCCAATTTGACGAAAATCTATGGCTCGGGGAGGACAACGGTTAAAGCGGTGGACAACGTTTCATTAACCCTAAGAAGAGGGGAAGTCGTTCTGCTCATGGGTCCTTCGGGTTCCGGAAAAACGACCCTCTTAACTCTGCTGAGCGGACTTTTAAGGCCCACCTCCGGAAGCATAAGGATATATTCGTCATTCCATGCATCACGTAAGGTGTTTCAGTTCCCGATTTCGGCACATGGATGGCTCGAGCTGACCGAATTGAGCCAGGATGAGCTCGCAAAGCTCAGGCTGGAAAAGATGGGCTTCATATTCCAGCACTTCAATTTGCTGTCCTCACTGACGGCGCTGGAGAACGTCATGGTGCCCCTCTTAATCAAGGGAGTGAATAAGAAGGAAGCCAAGGAAAGGGCAAAGCGTCTGCTCGTTGAACTTGGGTTGGAGGACAGATTGAACAGCAAACCGGAGAAGCTTTCGGGAGGGGAGCAACAAAGAGTTTCCATCGCGAGGGCACTTATAACAGATCCGGACATCATAATAGCGGACGAGCCGACGGCAAACCTAGACTCCACGAACGGAAGGGAGGTAATAGAACTAATCCACGACAGGGCAAAGAGAGATGGCAAAGGGGTCATAATAGCCACACATGATCCAAGGATAGTTGACTTTGCTGACAGAATACTCTACATGGAGGATGGAAAGATATACGAGAAGGACAACTCACAGGCTAAGAAACTGCTGCTGTTCACAAAGGAAAAGCCAAAGGAATGA
- a CDS encoding TRASH domain-containing protein codes for MVKLDDIDLKLIYLLRDNSRLSISELAELLGISRPTVKSRIEKLEKERIIRGYTIKISPELERAENVVIMIIKTETPENLEEFNEIIEINKFTSKKYVIKVAVKDMEQLRQVIEGAGFEVIEIMPVLEMREKERPIKIRVPFKCDYCGKEIVEEPIVYKYRNRVYFFCCETCFREFKKTRENIEKFKLSEKQEVEHAHEH; via the coding sequence ATGGTAAAGCTCGATGATATCGACCTAAAGCTAATCTACTTATTGAGAGATAACTCACGGCTCAGCATCTCAGAGCTAGCAGAGCTTTTGGGAATAAGCAGGCCAACTGTAAAATCAAGGATAGAGAAGTTGGAGAAAGAAAGAATAATTAGAGGATACACCATAAAAATCTCCCCAGAGCTTGAGAGAGCAGAAAATGTAGTGATAATGATTATAAAAACCGAAACTCCTGAGAACCTCGAAGAGTTTAATGAGATTATTGAGATTAACAAGTTCACGAGCAAAAAATATGTCATAAAAGTTGCCGTTAAGGATATGGAGCAGCTAAGACAAGTTATTGAAGGAGCTGGATTCGAGGTAATTGAGATAATGCCCGTACTCGAAATGAGAGAAAAGGAAAGACCTATTAAAATAAGGGTTCCATTTAAATGCGACTACTGCGGAAAGGAAATCGTTGAAGAGCCAATAGTTTACAAATACCGCAACAGGGTTTATTTCTTCTGCTGTGAAACTTGCTTCAGAGAGTTCAAAAAAACGAGGGAAAACATAGAGAAGTTCAAACTGTCAGAGAAGCAAGAGGTAGAGCACGCTCACGAGCACTAA
- a CDS encoding cystathionine gamma-synthase, translating into MRFSTKAIHVGEDPMEMQHGDVVSPIHLSTTFAKKSMKEVEEGYVYSRSGNPTRDNLEKKLAALENAKYGLAFSSGLAAESTILLALLKKGDHVVAFDDLYGGTKRLFNQVMERFGIEFTYVDAREPENVGSAIKENTKMIWLETPTNPLLKLADIKAISEIAHERNLIVVVDNTFASPYFQNPLDLGADIVLHSVTKYLGGHSDVVGGAVMVNDNDIYEKLKFHQNAVGAILSPFDSWLVMRGIKTLAVRMERHEKNAMRIAKYLEEHPLVERVYYPGLPSHPQHELARRQMHGFGGMLSFELKGGLKEAVKFVESLEIFALAESLGGVESLIELPAIMTHASVPKEEREKVGIKDSLIRVSVGIEDVEDLIEDLEKGFRGIKQ; encoded by the coding sequence ATGAGGTTTTCAACTAAAGCTATCCACGTTGGTGAAGATCCAATGGAGATGCAGCATGGGGATGTGGTTTCCCCAATCCACCTCTCAACCACTTTCGCAAAGAAAAGCATGAAGGAAGTTGAGGAAGGCTATGTTTACTCAAGGAGCGGCAACCCCACGAGGGATAACCTTGAGAAAAAATTAGCGGCACTTGAAAACGCTAAGTATGGGTTGGCTTTTTCTTCGGGGTTAGCGGCTGAATCTACAATACTCCTGGCTTTACTAAAGAAAGGAGATCATGTCGTAGCTTTCGACGATCTCTACGGTGGCACTAAGAGGCTGTTCAATCAAGTTATGGAGCGCTTTGGGATTGAGTTTACTTACGTGGATGCGAGAGAGCCTGAGAATGTTGGAAGTGCAATAAAAGAGAACACAAAGATGATTTGGCTCGAAACACCAACAAATCCCCTCTTAAAGCTTGCTGACATCAAGGCAATATCTGAGATTGCTCATGAGAGGAATTTAATCGTGGTTGTGGACAACACATTTGCGAGTCCCTACTTCCAAAATCCCCTTGACTTAGGTGCTGACATAGTTCTCCACAGCGTCACTAAATACCTAGGAGGTCACTCCGACGTTGTCGGAGGAGCCGTGATGGTAAATGACAATGATATCTATGAAAAGCTAAAGTTCCATCAAAACGCAGTCGGTGCAATTTTGTCACCCTTTGACTCCTGGCTCGTTATGAGAGGCATTAAAACGCTTGCTGTTAGGATGGAGAGGCACGAGAAGAACGCTATGAGGATTGCGAAGTATTTAGAGGAACATCCATTAGTTGAGAGGGTTTACTATCCGGGCTTGCCTTCACATCCACAGCACGAGCTCGCAAGGAGGCAGATGCACGGCTTCGGAGGAATGCTCTCATTCGAGCTTAAAGGAGGGTTGAAAGAGGCAGTAAAGTTCGTAGAGAGCTTGGAGATTTTTGCACTGGCTGAAAGCTTGGGAGGAGTGGAATCACTAATTGAGCTCCCGGCAATCATGACCCACGCATCGGTTCCGAAGGAGGAGAGGGAGAAAGTTGGCATAAAAGACTCCCTTATCAGAGTTTCAGTTGGAATAGAAGACGTTGAGGACTTGATTGAAGACTTGGAAAAAGGCTTCAGGGGGATAAAGCAATGA
- a CDS encoding DUF6775 family putative metallopeptidase, producing the protein MKIYIEDSLWDSFSFFEEIRKFFKFSVEFSPYKFRDPYFLAYIRVRNPNKKEFYEPFPVEVENEKKGLIKGVIYDGVELLKYFSRDVDISEPTVLITNRLIATFGEDGRYHLRMIVMGPAAIISLKGVLYAPAKFPQYYMMHSFGFDEKIDVKVDKVLKMLLLQFYAYFKHEEIFCENRECMLHNCHTTEEIKKVKGLCEKHKEMLGDVVNLSALTV; encoded by the coding sequence ATGAAGATTTACATTGAAGATTCCCTTTGGGACTCCTTTTCATTTTTTGAGGAGATTAGGAAGTTTTTCAAGTTCTCTGTAGAATTTAGTCCCTATAAATTTAGAGATCCCTATTTTCTAGCTTACATACGGGTTAGAAATCCAAATAAGAAGGAATTTTACGAACCCTTTCCGGTTGAAGTCGAGAATGAAAAGAAGGGTCTCATAAAAGGGGTTATCTATGATGGCGTGGAACTGCTGAAATATTTCTCTCGAGATGTTGATATCTCTGAGCCGACAGTTTTGATAACGAACAGGCTCATAGCCACATTTGGAGAAGATGGGCGATATCATCTTAGAATGATTGTAATGGGACCTGCAGCGATAATTTCGCTTAAGGGAGTACTCTATGCTCCAGCAAAGTTCCCTCAATATTATATGATGCATTCATTTGGATTTGATGAGAAAATCGATGTAAAGGTTGACAAAGTGTTGAAAATGCTCCTTCTTCAGTTCTATGCTTATTTTAAGCATGAAGAGATCTTTTGTGAGAATAGGGAATGCATGCTCCACAATTGCCATACAACAGAGGAGATAAAGAAAGTGAAAGGGTTGTGTGAAAAACATAAGGAAATGCTTGGAGACGTCGTAAATCTGAGTGCTTTAACAGTTTAA
- a CDS encoding sulfide-dependent adenosine diphosphate thiazole synthase, whose amino-acid sequence MTAKILAKVSEKDVTSAIVDTFYGMLKEYTESDVIIVGAGPSGLTAAKELAKAGKKVLVIERNNYLGGGFWIGGFLMNKITVRAPAQEVLEELGVPYVKYTEGLYVADGPHACSKLIGAACDAGVKFLNMTSFDDVVIRDGKVAGVVVNWTPVQALPRQITCVDPIALESKIVIDATGHDAFVAKKLEEKGLLKTRGHGSMWVEESEDAVINHTSEVYPGLIVTGMAVSTVFGLPRMGPTFGGMLLSGKRAAEVALEKLKELE is encoded by the coding sequence ATGACTGCAAAGATATTGGCAAAGGTTAGTGAAAAAGACGTAACCTCAGCTATAGTCGATACTTTCTACGGTATGCTTAAAGAATACACAGAGTCAGATGTTATAATCGTAGGCGCAGGGCCTAGTGGATTAACCGCCGCTAAAGAGCTTGCAAAAGCAGGTAAAAAGGTCTTGGTTATAGAAAGGAACAACTATCTTGGAGGAGGCTTTTGGATCGGAGGATTCTTAATGAACAAGATAACTGTAAGAGCACCAGCACAAGAAGTGTTAGAAGAACTTGGTGTTCCATATGTGAAGTATACGGAAGGGCTTTACGTTGCAGATGGTCCTCATGCATGTTCAAAGCTCATTGGAGCAGCATGTGACGCGGGAGTGAAGTTCCTCAACATGACGAGCTTTGATGATGTTGTTATAAGAGATGGGAAAGTTGCAGGTGTTGTGGTTAACTGGACTCCAGTTCAAGCTTTGCCAAGACAAATAACCTGTGTTGACCCGATAGCTCTTGAGTCAAAGATTGTAATAGACGCTACCGGACATGATGCCTTTGTTGCCAAGAAGCTCGAAGAGAAAGGGCTCCTGAAGACGAGAGGACACGGCTCGATGTGGGTTGAGGAGAGCGAAGACGCGGTTATAAATCACACGAGTGAAGTTTATCCAGGACTTATAGTTACGGGAATGGCAGTTTCTACAGTTTTTGGGCTTCCAAGAATGGGACCAACCTTTGGAGGAATGCTCTTAAGCGGAAAGAGAGCTGCTGAAGTGGCTTTAGAGAAGCTCAAAGAACTGGAGTGA
- a CDS encoding cytochrome C biogenesis protein yields the protein MKKAFTPLLFSLMAKNALAEPISEFTEFTGLTALSVIALGILNALRPSIFLMIVFLLSMIALVDENRVLKVGFSFTAGAFLGYSVIASALMNLHGRFLFLRYFVVAFGIAVGLYKILSSLGYVKISTSNPLREKSNRILEKATSPASAFLVGGVMSFLSLSCVLPSYLLVTSLLSDGFSFSIRAALLGIFVGISVLPLALVTLGFHYGNKYAKLGGAVNKLSKMSGRGELAMGVVLVLVSVLYLLLL from the coding sequence ATGAAAAAGGCCTTTACTCCACTCTTGTTCAGTCTGATGGCTAAAAATGCTCTCGCTGAGCCTATCTCTGAGTTCACGGAGTTTACAGGTTTGACGGCACTTTCAGTGATAGCTCTTGGAATCTTAAATGCATTGAGACCATCCATCTTCCTGATGATAGTATTCCTTCTCTCAATGATAGCCCTAGTTGATGAAAATAGAGTTCTCAAAGTTGGATTTTCATTTACAGCAGGTGCTTTTCTTGGATACAGTGTTATAGCCTCTGCTTTGATGAACCTCCACGGAAGATTTTTGTTCTTAAGATATTTTGTTGTGGCTTTTGGAATTGCGGTAGGACTGTATAAGATACTCTCTTCCCTCGGATACGTAAAGATATCTACAAGCAATCCACTAAGAGAAAAAAGCAACAGGATTCTTGAAAAGGCTACTTCACCAGCAAGTGCTTTCTTAGTTGGAGGTGTAATGTCATTTCTCTCCCTCTCATGTGTTCTACCTTCATATCTCTTAGTGACATCCCTGTTATCTGATGGGTTCTCCTTTAGTATTAGAGCTGCCCTTTTAGGCATATTTGTTGGGATATCCGTCCTTCCTCTGGCTTTAGTGACTTTAGGCTTTCACTATGGGAATAAATATGCTAAGCTTGGCGGAGCAGTCAATAAGCTTTCAAAAATGAGTGGACGGGGAGAGCTGGCAATGGGTGTTGTTTTAGTGCTCGTGAGCGTGCTCTACCTCTTGCTTCTCTGA
- a CDS encoding class I SAM-dependent methyltransferase yields MIPSISEVKEFLKKLGFDESSANGLIEQIEYFEGEAPQRDDIVRDYLREECIETIVDDIVEEILKLNKESIKLLDVAAGSGFFTEKVKRKLEERGVKADVYALDITPSMLKRLNEKGITPIWGVAEKIRESIEIANKHYGINVPKEFDVVLSTLAFHHFLKPERVLKSMKSVLKESGKVIIVDVLKHEHEELKETLKDTHLGFSLEEIKEMGSKIFKEVKASYMDVYCEVGDIIVGLYKAVFA; encoded by the coding sequence ATGATACCGAGCATCAGTGAGGTTAAAGAATTCTTGAAAAAGCTCGGCTTCGATGAGAGCTCAGCTAATGGGCTTATAGAGCAGATAGAATACTTTGAAGGAGAAGCACCCCAGAGGGACGACATTGTGAGGGACTACCTTAGGGAGGAGTGCATAGAGACAATAGTTGACGACATAGTTGAAGAAATCCTAAAGCTAAACAAGGAAAGCATTAAGCTTCTTGACGTCGCAGCTGGCTCAGGGTTCTTCACGGAGAAAGTCAAGAGAAAGCTTGAGGAGAGAGGAGTCAAAGCAGATGTGTATGCCTTGGATATAACGCCAAGCATGCTGAAAAGGCTTAATGAAAAAGGAATAACACCCATTTGGGGAGTTGCCGAGAAAATTAGGGAATCCATTGAGATTGCCAATAAACACTACGGCATAAATGTTCCAAAAGAATTCGACGTCGTGCTCTCCACTCTGGCGTTCCACCACTTTCTGAAGCCTGAGAGAGTACTAAAAAGCATGAAGAGCGTTTTAAAAGAAAGCGGTAAGGTGATAATAGTTGACGTCCTCAAACACGAACATGAGGAGCTCAAAGAAACTTTGAAGGACACTCACCTTGGGTTTTCACTGGAAGAAATAAAAGAGATGGGCTCAAAGATATTCAAGGAAGTGAAAGCCAGCTATATGGATGTGTACTGTGAAGTCGGCGACATCATAGTCGGCCTTTATAAGGCAGTGTTTGCTTAA
- a CDS encoding class I SAM-dependent methyltransferase, which translates to MAGAAKKYDRFSKIYDLFESPMEMRAFSKYRKKALSLAKGKVLEIGIGTGKNLPYYPKDVEVVGIDFSKGMLEKAEKRRKELGLKNVKLLLMDAQNMEFEDNTFDTVVSTFVFCTVPDPIKGLKEAYRVLKPGGKAIFLEHMKSESRLLNIPLYIMDPIMRTLVGTSMLRETQKNIEKAGFRIEKVENLFFDIVRLIIATKPSGDCDDSEEKPIS; encoded by the coding sequence ATGGCTGGTGCTGCTAAAAAATATGATAGGTTTTCAAAAATTTACGACCTCTTCGAGAGCCCAATGGAAATGAGGGCTTTTTCAAAATACAGAAAGAAAGCGTTGAGCTTAGCTAAGGGCAAAGTTCTTGAAATAGGTATTGGGACAGGGAAGAATTTGCCCTACTATCCCAAGGATGTTGAGGTAGTTGGCATAGACTTCAGCAAAGGGATGCTCGAAAAAGCCGAAAAGAGGAGAAAAGAGCTCGGTTTAAAAAATGTTAAGCTTCTCCTTATGGATGCTCAAAATATGGAATTTGAGGACAACACTTTTGACACTGTTGTGAGCACTTTTGTGTTCTGTACAGTCCCAGATCCTATTAAAGGGTTGAAAGAAGCGTATAGAGTTTTAAAACCTGGAGGGAAGGCGATATTTTTAGAGCATATGAAAAGTGAATCAAGGCTTTTGAACATTCCTCTTTACATCATGGATCCGATAATGAGAACACTGGTGGGCACTTCAATGCTCAGAGAAACCCAGAAGAACATCGAAAAAGCTGGCTTTAGGATAGAGAAGGTCGAGAATTTATTCTTTGATATTGTGAGACTCATAATTGCTACAAAGCCTTCAGGTGATTGCGATGATAGCGAGGAAAAACCTATTTCATGA
- a CDS encoding ABC transporter permease, with protein sequence MIARKNLFHDKGRVVISVGGVALSVTLVIILLGVYYGMTTLGTNYIVHTNADLWVGQEGIHDLWHTYSLLPRGLADELKGVDGVKSVHELIGRAVQIEVPETGGKKTVYIVGFDPASGVGGPWDIMKGSREIKNGEAIVDHVFFVRNNLKLGDTIKVGDKELKIVGVSKGTFAVVYPYIFVTTEDAAEIFGTSQYVNYYLVELSGDRAADEVVKDITDRLKKKGVPVEILTKEKFIQNHKDVINESFNSILFPLVFIGFIIGAAVIGLTLYTMTMEKMREYAILKAIGAQNKFLRKIVFQQAVMITFLGFAVGIGLSLLATTFVPRFAPEFFVEMNSATVGITFAAVVGMGLLAPLIPIRRLNKVDPVVVFNA encoded by the coding sequence ATGATAGCGAGGAAAAACCTATTTCATGATAAGGGGAGGGTCGTGATAAGTGTAGGCGGAGTCGCCCTCTCCGTAACGCTGGTTATAATACTCCTTGGAGTGTACTATGGAATGACGACCCTCGGCACGAACTACATCGTGCACACAAACGCCGACCTCTGGGTAGGGCAGGAAGGGATCCACGACCTCTGGCATACCTATTCCCTTCTCCCAAGAGGACTTGCTGATGAACTTAAAGGTGTGGATGGCGTCAAGAGTGTCCACGAACTCATAGGGAGAGCAGTTCAGATAGAAGTCCCCGAGACAGGAGGTAAAAAGACCGTGTACATAGTGGGCTTCGACCCGGCGAGCGGGGTCGGTGGTCCCTGGGACATCATGAAGGGCAGCAGGGAGATAAAAAATGGAGAAGCCATCGTTGACCATGTCTTCTTTGTCAGGAACAATTTAAAGCTCGGCGACACAATTAAGGTGGGAGACAAGGAGCTTAAGATAGTCGGGGTTTCAAAGGGGACGTTTGCGGTTGTTTACCCATATATTTTTGTTACCACCGAAGATGCCGCGGAGATATTTGGAACGTCCCAGTATGTGAACTACTATCTGGTGGAGCTCTCGGGGGACAGAGCAGCGGACGAGGTGGTAAAGGACATCACGGATAGGCTGAAGAAGAAAGGAGTACCTGTGGAGATACTGACGAAGGAGAAGTTCATACAGAACCATAAAGATGTGATAAACGAGAGCTTCAACTCCATACTCTTCCCGCTGGTGTTCATAGGCTTTATAATTGGAGCGGCGGTCATAGGGCTCACACTATACACGATGACCATGGAGAAAATGAGGGAATACGCGATACTGAAGGCAATTGGGGCACAGAATAAATTTTTGAGGAAGATCGTCTTCCAGCAGGCGGTTATGATAACCTTCCTCGGATTTGCCGTGGGTATAGGGCTCTCCCTGCTTGCGACTACCTTCGTCCCGAGGTTTGCCCCAGAGTTCTTTGTGGAGATGAACTCTGCCACGGTTGGAATAACCTTCGCCGCCGTCGTTGGTATGGGGCTTCTCGCACCGCTAATTCCCATAAGGAGGCTCAACAAAGTTGACCCGGTGGTGGTCTTCAATGCCTGA
- a CDS encoding SHOCT domain-containing protein, with amino-acid sequence MMFGNINAGGFLVHSGEFEWGWHDMMGFGYFGIFGAIFMLLFWVAIIVGVVWFIKWIIEQSSTGTTKTSKNRALEILDEKYARGEIDDEEYERRKRKLLEG; translated from the coding sequence ATGATGTTTGGAAATATTAACGCTGGGGGATTTTTAGTCCACAGTGGAGAATTTGAATGGGGGTGGCATGATATGATGGGATTTGGCTACTTTGGAATTTTCGGAGCAATATTCATGCTCTTATTCTGGGTTGCGATAATAGTTGGAGTAGTATGGTTCATTAAGTGGATAATCGAGCAGAGCTCAACTGGAACTACAAAGACATCAAAAAATCGAGCGCTTGAGATACTTGACGAGAAGTATGCAAGGGGAGAAATAGATGACGAAGAATACGAGAGAAGAAAGAGGAAGCTTCTAGAAGGTTAG